One window from the genome of Ignavibacteria bacterium encodes:
- the rpsK gene encoding 30S ribosomal protein S11: MAKTTKKVKKKHVVDANGIAHIKASFNNVLVTLTDIYGNTISWSTAGRNSFKGSRKNTPFAAQVTSEAAAKEAYDMGLRRVEVRVKGPGAGRESAIRALVNVGFEITSIKDITPIPHNGCRPPKRRRV; this comes from the coding sequence TTGGCTAAAACTACCAAAAAAGTTAAGAAAAAACATGTAGTCGATGCGAACGGCATCGCTCATATAAAAGCATCCTTCAACAATGTGTTGGTCACTCTGACTGATATATACGGAAACACCATTTCATGGTCGACCGCAGGAAGGAACAGTTTCAAAGGTTCGCGTAAGAATACACCATTCGCTGCGCAGGTTACCAGTGAAGCTGCAGCCAAAGAAGCCTATGACATGGGCTTGAGAAGAGTAGAAGTAAGAGTAAAGGGCCCCGGTGCAGGTAGAGAATCTGCTATAAGAGCTTTAGTAAATGTTGGTTTCGAGATCACATCGATTAAAGATATTACACCGATACCACACAACGGTTGCAGGCCACCCAAAAGACGAAGAGTTTAA
- a CDS encoding EutN/CcmL family microcompartment protein: MFLAKVIGNLWATRKYESLESSSFRIIQPINADYEDTGSPFIAVDTVGAGPGEIVVYITASEAVIPLPVDMAPVDASIVAIVDSLYTNKNL; encoded by the coding sequence ATGTTCCTCGCAAAAGTGATCGGGAATTTATGGGCTACCAGAAAGTATGAGAGTCTTGAAAGCTCCTCTTTTAGAATTATTCAGCCGATTAATGCAGATTATGAAGATACAGGAAGCCCGTTTATCGCAGTTGATACAGTGGGGGCAGGTCCCGGTGAAATAGTGGTTTATATTACCGCCTCTGAGGCAGTAATACCCCTCCCGGTGGACATGGCACCTGTGGATGCGTCAATTGTGGCAATAGTTGACTCATTATACACGAATAAGAATTTATAA
- a CDS encoding phosphopentomutase, with product MRNFIFIVLDGVGIGELPDAPNYNDQGSNTLINTAIKNGGLNIPNLRSLGLGNIAPVPGGAPAGAPVGAFGKMLEVSKGKDSTSGHWELAGIICPKDFDYFHGGFPPEIVNHFLEATGCKGILGNKAASGTEIIKELGEEHIRTGFPIVYTSADSVFQIAAHEEHFGLQRLYEICEISRNEVLKDYFVGRVIARPFVGESAETFKRTTNRRDYSLDPPSETMLDYLVKNGIKTTGIGKIGDLYNEKGLTNIIHTKSNSEGCAATLKAMKENSNSFIMTNLVDFDVYYGHRLDPAGFANALEDFDKFLPEILRNMDESDILLLTADHGNDPTVTSTDHTREYVPVIITGKGVIPGELGVRSTFADAGKTVLDWFGIDAPIAGTSFLPGGGTNS from the coding sequence ATCAGAAATTTTATCTTTATAGTGCTCGATGGTGTTGGTATCGGTGAATTACCCGATGCTCCCAACTACAATGACCAGGGGAGCAACACCTTGATAAATACAGCGATAAAAAACGGCGGACTGAATATCCCGAATCTCCGTTCACTCGGACTCGGCAATATTGCTCCGGTACCCGGTGGTGCTCCCGCCGGTGCTCCCGTGGGAGCATTTGGCAAGATGCTTGAAGTATCAAAAGGGAAGGACTCCACATCAGGACACTGGGAGCTCGCAGGGATCATCTGTCCAAAGGATTTCGATTACTTTCATGGTGGTTTTCCACCTGAGATTGTGAATCATTTCCTGGAAGCCACAGGATGCAAAGGTATCCTCGGAAATAAAGCAGCATCAGGTACGGAAATTATAAAGGAACTGGGCGAGGAGCACATTAGAACGGGTTTCCCCATTGTCTATACTTCGGCAGATTCGGTCTTTCAAATTGCTGCACATGAGGAACATTTCGGATTGCAGAGACTTTATGAGATTTGTGAGATATCAAGGAATGAAGTTCTAAAAGACTATTTTGTCGGCCGGGTAATCGCACGCCCGTTTGTCGGAGAATCCGCGGAAACATTCAAACGGACAACCAACAGAAGAGATTATTCCCTTGATCCGCCGTCGGAGACGATGCTTGATTATCTTGTGAAAAATGGAATAAAGACAACTGGAATCGGGAAAATCGGTGACCTTTACAACGAGAAAGGGCTGACAAATATAATCCACACGAAATCCAACAGTGAAGGATGTGCTGCCACTCTTAAAGCGATGAAAGAAAACAGCAACAGTTTTATCATGACCAATCTGGTTGATTTTGATGTCTATTATGGTCACAGACTCGATCCCGCTGGTTTTGCAAATGCGCTTGAGGATTTTGACAAGTTTCTCCCTGAAATTTTGAGAAATATGGATGAATCGGATATTCTGCTTTTAACTGCCGATCACGGAAACGACCCCACGGTCACTTCAACCGATCATACCAGGGAATATGTTCCGGTGATTATTACCGGAAAGGGTGTGATACCCGGTGAGCTAGGTGTAAGGAGCACTTTCGCAGATGCAGGCAAGACGGTGTTGGACTGGTTCGGAATCGATGCTCCGATAGCCGGTACGAGTTTTTTACCAGGCGGCGGAACGAACAGTTAG
- a CDS encoding EutN/CcmL family microcompartment protein: MIIGRVIGTIWSTKKDENLVGAKFLIVRELDLELKDKTNFVIAVDSVGAGEGEVVLVATGSSARQTNITKNKPVDAVIMAIIDKLDKTD; the protein is encoded by the coding sequence TTGATTATTGGAAGAGTAATTGGAACGATCTGGTCAACGAAAAAGGACGAAAACCTCGTTGGTGCAAAATTTCTGATCGTCCGTGAACTTGATTTGGAATTAAAAGATAAAACGAATTTTGTAATAGCCGTTGACAGCGTAGGAGCCGGAGAAGGTGAAGTGGTGCTTGTGGCTACTGGAAGCAGTGCCAGACAGACCAATATAACAAAGAACAAACCGGTTGATGCTGTAATAATGGCAATAATCGACAAACTCGATAAGACGGATTAG
- a CDS encoding DNA-directed RNA polymerase subunit alpha codes for MSGSYLKIPEAVICEESSYSNTFGRFFLQPLERGYGVTVGNSLRRILISSLPGAAFTAVKFGGVLHEFSTIPGVVEDVTEIILNLKQVRLKLLNKKPAKIEFTVQGPKVITAADIQKYTADLEVLNPELHIATLQENAKFEIELRVGKGKGYVPAVENKSAEYPLGTIAIDSIYSPIVNATYEIENVRIGDRNDYEKLIINVATDGSITPDDALTQAAKIMRDHLQLFINFDIEQEESHEEVKKDSERERIKKILLTNVDDLELSVRAHNCLKAANIKTISDLVAKDEAEMLKFRNFGRKSLAELMEIVETLGLEFGMNIDDYIKEDSSSN; via the coding sequence ATGAGTGGATCATATCTAAAGATACCGGAAGCTGTAATTTGCGAAGAGTCGTCGTACAGCAATACTTTTGGCAGGTTTTTCCTGCAGCCGCTTGAGAGGGGCTACGGTGTAACCGTTGGTAACTCTCTAAGAAGAATATTGATTTCTTCTCTACCGGGTGCAGCGTTTACAGCAGTAAAGTTTGGTGGAGTACTTCATGAATTCAGTACAATCCCCGGTGTTGTAGAAGATGTAACTGAAATTATCCTTAATCTGAAGCAGGTCAGATTAAAATTATTGAATAAAAAACCGGCGAAGATCGAGTTTACGGTTCAGGGACCGAAAGTGATAACAGCCGCTGACATTCAAAAATATACCGCAGATCTGGAAGTATTGAATCCTGAATTGCACATCGCAACTCTGCAGGAAAATGCAAAGTTCGAGATTGAACTTCGTGTTGGCAAAGGTAAAGGATATGTTCCGGCTGTAGAAAACAAGTCAGCCGAGTATCCTCTTGGCACTATTGCAATCGATTCAATTTATTCGCCAATCGTGAATGCCACATACGAGATTGAAAATGTCCGTATCGGCGACAGAAACGATTACGAAAAATTGATCATCAATGTTGCAACCGATGGATCGATAACACCGGATGACGCTTTAACACAAGCAGCTAAAATAATGAGAGATCACTTGCAGCTCTTTATCAACTTTGATATTGAACAGGAAGAGAGCCATGAAGAAGTAAAGAAAGATTCCGAAAGAGAAAGAATCAAGAAAATACTTCTGACCAATGTGGATGATCTTGAATTAAGTGTGCGCGCTCATAATTGCCTTAAAGCTGCGAATATCAAAACCATCTCTGATCTTGTGGCAAAAGACGAAGCTGAAATGCTTAAATTCAGAAATTTCGGCAGAAAGTCACTCGCAGAATTGATGGAAATCGTTGAAACACTGGGCCTCGAGTTCGGTATGAATATCGACGATTATATTAAAGAAGACAGCAGTTCAAACTAA
- a CDS encoding GAF domain-containing protein: MNKKPLIKIALIALAPVLFLLLFIIGDTVTRIVMGVILVVNLLLLFAVLKKEKEQKTFDQILNDTPKHEPEIDDFDGGAVKVTGIFKPDAPKKESAFKQNTATAKDPPKRSNIITLSDEEPTDISEKYFEITNEAAPGVENNKATISFFLDKTIKLIRENLLSHSAVFFWLNPSTRKLNPAAYVVGVNDFRAMSIPVESDLLSQVVSYEKPVYLNGIKDEDEQNLIKYYNSKHGIKSFAAVPVFFDRKIIAVLAIDSKDPEAFGTETLFALGRYVRIITHMLSIVQTGFLEGLAEKRLKVLNAIIDQLLVSTSVDDILAVFEQRLRELIPAKVIYFLDFSGYSKTLKISRVFSTDGVPHFAEGTEVEISNTLAGIQLSNQGPLYYKNLGEEEIPRFSVNEERAEQGSFFTVPLNVNGQLLGILCLESPENNAFSSAETRFVARINSLLSYVFYNHSLQMMLRNDVLYDAETKTLNKKFFMERVDQDLYRLQQFKLPGSLALIAVDKFPEQMELFGGDISSKPLIRLSEFIKLDVNQTSVIGKLDKDVFGVFFFGKDAKTSFMWAERLKTKVAKQSASSPGASGGFTISIGIAPADNKNSFEEIFQPALLALQKAQDGNGGKVCSSI, from the coding sequence ATGAATAAAAAACCGCTCATAAAAATAGCCTTGATCGCACTCGCTCCGGTGCTTTTTTTGTTACTGTTCATTATTGGTGACACAGTTACCAGAATAGTAATGGGCGTAATTCTGGTTGTAAATCTTCTCCTTCTTTTTGCTGTGTTAAAAAAGGAAAAGGAGCAGAAAACTTTTGATCAGATTCTTAATGACACTCCCAAACATGAGCCTGAAATTGATGACTTTGACGGTGGAGCGGTAAAGGTCACGGGCATTTTTAAACCCGATGCACCAAAAAAAGAATCGGCTTTCAAACAGAATACTGCCACGGCAAAAGACCCCCCAAAAAGATCCAATATCATCACACTCAGTGATGAAGAACCAACGGATATCAGTGAAAAATATTTCGAGATTACCAACGAAGCTGCTCCGGGGGTGGAGAACAACAAGGCAACGATCAGCTTTTTTCTCGATAAAACCATTAAATTGATCCGTGAGAATCTTCTTTCACACAGTGCCGTCTTTTTCTGGCTCAATCCCTCAACCCGAAAATTGAATCCTGCCGCCTATGTGGTCGGAGTCAACGATTTCAGGGCAATGTCAATCCCGGTGGAGAGTGATCTTTTAAGTCAGGTGGTTAGCTACGAAAAGCCTGTTTATCTCAACGGAATCAAAGATGAAGATGAGCAGAATCTTATAAAATACTACAATTCGAAACATGGAATCAAGAGTTTTGCAGCGGTACCCGTGTTTTTCGACCGTAAAATAATTGCTGTTCTCGCAATAGACTCGAAAGACCCCGAAGCATTTGGAACTGAAACACTGTTCGCACTTGGAAGGTATGTTAGAATAATTACTCACATGCTCTCAATCGTACAAACAGGGTTTCTTGAAGGTCTTGCGGAAAAACGACTGAAAGTATTGAATGCCATCATCGACCAGTTGCTGGTCTCCACTTCAGTGGATGATATTCTGGCAGTTTTTGAGCAAAGATTGCGTGAACTGATACCGGCAAAGGTGATTTATTTCCTCGATTTTTCGGGTTACTCGAAAACGCTGAAAATATCGAGGGTGTTTAGTACCGATGGAGTTCCCCATTTTGCCGAAGGAACTGAAGTTGAAATTTCAAATACCCTGGCTGGAATACAACTCTCGAATCAAGGGCCTTTATATTATAAAAATCTTGGTGAAGAAGAGATCCCCCGCTTTTCAGTTAACGAAGAGAGGGCTGAACAAGGGTCGTTTTTTACAGTGCCTTTGAATGTGAACGGTCAGTTGCTCGGTATCCTTTGTTTGGAATCTCCCGAGAATAATGCCTTCAGTTCGGCTGAGACTCGATTTGTTGCCAGGATCAACTCTCTGCTTTCCTATGTGTTCTATAACCATTCCCTTCAGATGATGTTAAGGAATGATGTGTTGTATGATGCAGAGACAAAAACTCTGAATAAAAAATTCTTTATGGAGAGAGTGGATCAGGACCTTTACAGACTTCAGCAGTTTAAGCTACCGGGTTCGCTCGCACTTATTGCGGTGGATAAATTCCCGGAGCAGATGGAACTCTTTGGTGGCGATATATCCTCAAAACCATTGATAAGGCTCTCTGAGTTCATTAAACTTGATGTGAATCAAACATCAGTTATAGGTAAACTTGACAAAGATGTTTTTGGGGTTTTCTTTTTCGGGAAAGACGCCAAGACATCATTTATGTGGGCTGAAAGGCTTAAGACTAAAGTGGCAAAGCAGTCTGCATCATCACCGGGAGCATCCGGTGGATTTACAATTTCTATCGGGATAGCTCCGGCAGACAACAAAAACAGTTTCGAGGAAATTTTCCAGCCCGCTCTTCTGGCCCTTCAAAAGGCACAGGACGGGAACGGCGGGAAAGTTTGCTCATCAATTTAG
- the rpsD gene encoding 30S ribosomal protein S4: MARYTGSVCKLCRREKQKLFLKGSKCFTEKCPLEKKNYPPGQHGTSRKSKVSEYGIQLREKQKIKRIYGVLETQFRNLFEKASRQKGITGTNMLQLLERRLDNVVFRLGFAPSRKAARQLVRHRHILINGFIVDIPSYTLMPGDVIKVKDKSKQLDIVHNSLKRVKDNVHPWLTVDKATLSGTFVNVPEREDIQLNVNEQFVVELYSK; this comes from the coding sequence ATGGCAAGATACACCGGTTCGGTTTGTAAATTGTGTAGAAGGGAGAAGCAAAAGCTTTTCTTGAAAGGAAGCAAATGCTTCACCGAAAAGTGTCCGCTGGAAAAGAAAAACTACCCTCCGGGTCAGCACGGCACCTCAAGAAAATCCAAAGTTTCCGAGTATGGTATTCAGTTAAGAGAAAAACAGAAAATCAAAAGAATTTATGGTGTCCTCGAAACCCAGTTTAGAAACCTTTTCGAAAAGGCTTCAAGACAAAAAGGTATTACAGGTACCAACATGCTTCAGCTTCTTGAAAGAAGACTGGATAATGTAGTTTTCAGATTGGGTTTTGCTCCTTCGCGTAAGGCTGCCCGTCAGCTCGTTCGCCACAGACACATCCTTATAAACGGATTTATCGTAGATATTCCTTCTTATACCCTGATGCCGGGTGATGTGATCAAGGTAAAAGACAAGAGCAAACAATTGGACATCGTCCACAATTCTCTAAAGAGAGTAAAAGACAATGTGCATCCATGGTTAACAGTGGACAAAGCAACCCTGAGCGGTACTTTTGTTAATGTTCCCGAAAGAGAAGACATACAACTTAATGTGAACGAACAGTTCGTTGTAGAGTTGTACTCTAAATAA
- a CDS encoding TlpA family protein disulfide reductase: protein MKFKFILLPALLSFILTLSCTTNRPVSTNFSYEPSKPVAGGEVTVTFDANGSHVEKEASITLLVFEHSSKEPVAKEVVMTKDGSSYKGKFKSETGTKSLVVVFKGSKSLENNEKRGFRIPLYEKNGDEVKGSDAAYVDFMRNFGDLAEMSLKNNELFKLINNDFVINPGLKVQYYPVYVSLLRRVKSDISDSLVRMDMAEFSTQKDLDESHLVALVRGHEILKDAETATKYREILSSKFPKNDLVVQARVQKIRKETDLKAQKQQVLQFLKDMPDSKFATAVTDAYLNAFSKDLEWAKVEKEIVSSGFEPSAFFYNKFAKKYLNEKDAKPDLSLLISKVAFDKVVKEQKDFKNKPLSISESSYRDGLNSTLAMIAFTRGLAFKKLGKSADALEMFKLAVDASKMEDMSVIPEYLDALAGSGKRKDALEIAKNLKAEAKSNPKLDSLLTAFYIAENSGEIGLKDLMTTLNKKADEVISGKLKKELLDYPASDFTLLDLNGQEVSLSKLKGKTIVLDFWATWCGPCLASFPVMKKAVEKNASNPDVVFLFVNAWENVKDKKKNAADFITKNNYPFHVLMDEKDKVITDFEVSGIPTKFIINKSGRVKFESIGFEDNEELLLKELDMMIEMAK from the coding sequence ATGAAATTCAAATTTATCCTGTTACCGGCTCTGTTAAGCTTTATTCTTACTTTGTCATGCACAACAAACAGACCGGTCTCAACCAATTTCTCATACGAACCATCGAAACCCGTCGCAGGTGGAGAAGTAACCGTAACATTTGACGCGAACGGAAGTCATGTCGAAAAGGAAGCATCGATAACTCTGCTCGTTTTCGAACACTCATCAAAAGAACCCGTTGCCAAAGAAGTGGTGATGACCAAGGACGGTAGTTCATACAAAGGGAAATTCAAATCCGAAACAGGTACCAAATCACTTGTTGTCGTCTTTAAAGGTTCAAAATCACTCGAGAACAATGAAAAAAGAGGTTTCCGGATTCCGCTCTACGAAAAGAATGGCGATGAAGTGAAAGGCTCTGATGCAGCTTATGTGGATTTCATGAGAAATTTCGGCGATCTGGCTGAAATGAGCCTGAAAAACAATGAGCTGTTCAAACTCATAAACAACGATTTTGTTATAAATCCCGGATTGAAAGTTCAATACTATCCCGTTTATGTCAGCCTCCTGAGAAGGGTTAAATCCGATATTTCCGACAGTCTGGTCAGAATGGACATGGCAGAATTCTCGACGCAGAAGGATCTTGATGAATCACATCTTGTCGCACTTGTCAGAGGTCATGAAATTTTAAAGGATGCCGAAACCGCCACAAAGTACAGAGAGATTCTTTCTTCAAAATTCCCCAAAAATGACCTCGTGGTTCAGGCGAGAGTGCAGAAAATAAGGAAGGAAACTGACTTAAAAGCACAAAAACAACAGGTATTGCAGTTTCTGAAAGATATGCCTGACAGCAAGTTTGCAACAGCTGTTACCGATGCATACCTCAATGCTTTCTCCAAAGACCTCGAATGGGCAAAAGTGGAGAAAGAGATCGTTTCATCAGGTTTTGAGCCTTCTGCATTTTTCTACAACAAATTCGCAAAAAAATACTTGAATGAAAAGGATGCAAAACCCGATCTGTCGCTTCTGATCAGCAAAGTGGCTTTTGATAAAGTGGTTAAGGAACAAAAAGATTTTAAAAACAAACCCCTTTCAATATCCGAATCATCTTACAGGGACGGGCTGAATTCCACACTTGCGATGATCGCATTCACGAGAGGACTGGCGTTCAAAAAACTCGGTAAAAGTGCCGATGCTCTTGAGATGTTCAAACTTGCTGTTGATGCCTCAAAAATGGAGGATATGTCGGTTATCCCCGAATATCTGGATGCTCTTGCCGGCTCTGGAAAAAGAAAAGATGCCCTTGAAATTGCGAAAAATCTGAAAGCGGAAGCTAAATCGAATCCAAAACTCGACAGCCTGCTGACTGCATTTTATATCGCTGAGAATAGTGGAGAGATCGGACTGAAAGATTTGATGACCACACTCAACAAAAAGGCTGACGAAGTTATCTCCGGTAAACTTAAAAAAGAGTTGCTTGACTACCCCGCTTCCGACTTTACCCTTCTTGATTTGAACGGTCAGGAAGTGTCGCTCTCCAAGTTGAAAGGGAAAACCATCGTTCTCGATTTTTGGGCAACATGGTGCGGTCCTTGCCTCGCTTCATTCCCTGTGATGAAAAAAGCGGTCGAAAAGAACGCTTCAAATCCTGATGTCGTTTTCCTCTTTGTGAATGCATGGGAGAATGTGAAGGATAAAAAGAAAAATGCCGCTGATTTTATCACAAAGAACAACTACCCGTTCCACGTGCTTATGGATGAAAAAGACAAAGTAATCACCGATTTCGAAGTGTCGGGAATCCCGACAAAATTCATAATCAATAAAAGCGGCAGGGTAAAATTCGAATCCATCGGATTTGAAGACAACGAGGAATTGTTGCTCAAAGAGCTGGATATGATGATTGAAATGGCGAAGTAG
- the rpsM gene encoding 30S ribosomal protein S13, with protein MARIAGVDLPKNKKIYYGLQYIFGIGPSIADEILQKAEIDPDRKVGSLTEDEVGNIRSVIQADFKVEGALRSEVQLNIKRLIDIGTYRGLRHRRGLPARGQRTRTNSRTRKGKRKTVAGKKKAAAKK; from the coding sequence TTGGCACGTATAGCTGGTGTAGATTTACCAAAGAATAAGAAGATTTATTACGGCCTGCAGTACATTTTTGGTATAGGTCCGTCAATCGCTGACGAGATACTGCAAAAAGCAGAAATCGACCCTGACAGAAAAGTCGGTTCACTTACAGAAGATGAAGTAGGTAACATTAGATCCGTTATTCAGGCAGATTTTAAGGTTGAAGGTGCGCTGCGCTCTGAAGTTCAGCTCAACATCAAACGCTTAATAGATATCGGTACTTACAGAGGTTTGAGGCACAGAAGAGGTCTTCCTGCAAGAGGACAAAGAACAAGAACCAATTCCCGTACGAGAAAAGGCAAGAGAAAAACGGTTGCAGGCAAGAAAAAAGCTGCTGCTAAGAAGTAA
- a CDS encoding YihA family ribosome biogenesis GTP-binding protein translates to MFESVQFTGSYNDISSLKERLPEIVIAGRSNAGKSSFINHLTGKPGLARVSSTPGKTQTLNYIKIDNSFYFVDLPGYGYAKVSKKERDAWGRFILKFFNESDMIKLVIHLVDSRVTKSEHDIDFHNFCKSLNAAYVILLTKTDKLNQSELSRSMKQVSETFPGLKMGESIFPYTIKSGKFKKNVISAIKDHLNR, encoded by the coding sequence ATGTTTGAATCAGTACAATTTACCGGATCATACAACGATATCTCAAGCCTTAAAGAGAGGCTGCCCGAGATAGTTATAGCCGGAAGGTCAAATGCAGGAAAGTCTTCCTTCATAAACCACCTTACCGGGAAGCCGGGACTTGCTAGAGTGAGCTCGACTCCGGGGAAAACCCAGACCCTGAACTACATCAAGATAGACAATTCCTTCTATTTTGTAGATCTTCCCGGATACGGATATGCAAAGGTGAGCAAAAAAGAGCGGGATGCTTGGGGAAGGTTCATTTTAAAGTTTTTCAATGAATCTGACATGATCAAACTTGTGATTCATCTGGTTGACAGCAGGGTCACAAAAAGTGAACATGATATCGATTTTCACAATTTCTGCAAAAGTCTGAATGCTGCTTATGTTATACTGCTGACAAAGACTGACAAACTGAATCAGAGCGAATTAAGCCGGTCGATGAAGCAGGTATCCGAGACTTTCCCCGGACTTAAAATGGGAGAAAGCATTTTTCCTTACACAATTAAGTCGGGAAAATTCAAAAAAAATGTTATTTCAGCAATAAAAGATCATCTGAACAGATAA
- a CDS encoding C40 family peptidase — protein MRLFVLLLTAGGVFLLTGCSALSSAPGRGKDVEVNKPSGDPVQDASKRDADTIVTSPLPDNSENKRIPDKTDPQPDDTYYYLPENENISMEEIIMHNVENLSEKQKQNSDKLIMNIIKYFGTPYVWGGNTRNGLDCSGFTKLVFQEAFGLSLFRVARDQFTQGEAVPTMEALQLGDLVFFDTRPSSRPGHVGIYLGNRMFAHASTKQGVIVSSFDTKYYNDKFMGGRRFKELFDSE, from the coding sequence TTGCGCTTATTCGTTTTATTATTAACAGCCGGCGGGGTATTTCTCCTGACCGGCTGTTCCGCTTTATCTTCTGCTCCCGGAAGGGGAAAAGATGTTGAGGTAAACAAACCCTCCGGCGATCCGGTACAGGATGCCTCAAAAAGAGATGCTGATACAATAGTCACCAGCCCTCTCCCCGATAACAGTGAAAACAAACGGATCCCCGATAAAACAGATCCCCAACCTGATGACACATATTACTATCTTCCCGAGAATGAAAATATCTCGATGGAAGAGATTATTATGCATAATGTTGAGAACCTCTCGGAAAAACAGAAGCAGAACAGCGACAAGCTGATAATGAATATTATCAAATATTTCGGTACCCCTTATGTTTGGGGTGGGAATACCCGTAACGGGCTCGACTGTTCAGGGTTTACAAAACTCGTGTTTCAGGAGGCATTTGGTCTTTCCCTTTTTCGCGTTGCCCGTGACCAGTTCACTCAGGGTGAGGCTGTCCCCACGATGGAAGCCCTCCAGCTTGGTGATCTTGTCTTCTTTGATACCCGCCCCTCCTCAAGACCGGGACATGTTGGCATCTACCTCGGTAACCGTATGTTCGCTCACGCCAGCACAAAGCAGGGTGTTATAGTTTCTTCATTTGATACAAAGTATTACAACGACAAGTTCATGGGCGGGAGACGATTCAAGGAGTTGTTCGATTCAGAATAA
- the rplQ gene encoding 50S ribosomal protein L17 codes for MRHQVKGRKLKRTHSHRNALLKNLAASLFLHKRIETTIAKAKELRSFAEPLITRARKGTLHDMRIVMSALRHKEAAKELFNNVVPAVGDRKGGYTRIVRTAVRLGDAAQMAIIELVDYNEAANQMAQQRQEAREAAAATKKEKEAEKASAES; via the coding sequence ATGAGACATCAAGTTAAAGGCAGAAAATTAAAAAGAACTCACAGCCATAGAAATGCGTTGTTGAAAAATCTTGCAGCTTCCCTCTTTTTACACAAGAGGATTGAGACCACTATCGCTAAAGCAAAGGAATTAAGATCTTTTGCTGAACCTCTTATCACAAGAGCCCGCAAGGGAACCCTTCACGATATGAGAATAGTGATGAGCGCTCTCAGACATAAAGAAGCTGCGAAGGAACTTTTCAATAATGTCGTTCCTGCCGTGGGCGACAGAAAAGGTGGTTATACCCGCATCGTTAGAACTGCAGTAAGACTTGGTGATGCCGCACAGATGGCTATCATCGAGCTGGTTGACTATAACGAAGCAGCAAACCAAATGGCTCAGCAGAGACAGGAAGCCCGTGAAGCTGCTGCTGCCACTAAAAAAGAAAAGGAAGCTGAAAAAGCATCAGCGGAGTCTTGA
- a CDS encoding RNA polymerase sigma factor RpoD/SigA, translating to MVSVRITKQYTNRESQSLDKYLQEIGKVDLLTPDQEIELAIRIKNGDQNALETLTKANLRFVVSVAKQYQNQGLSLGDLINEGNLGLIKAARRFDETRGFKFISYAVWWIRQSILQALAEQSRIVRLPLNRVGALNKITKAYSQLEQEYEREPRASEIAIEVDMDVNEVADTLKISGRHVSVDAPFAQGEDNRLLDVLQNDQHPQPDYTLMSESLKKEISRALSALTEREAEVIRLYFGLNKEHSLTLEEIGEKFSLTRERVRQIKEKAIRRLQRNPKTKNLKAYLGA from the coding sequence GTGGTATCGGTGAGAATTACGAAGCAATATACGAACCGTGAGAGCCAGTCGCTTGATAAATATTTACAAGAGATAGGCAAAGTAGATTTGCTTACTCCTGATCAGGAAATAGAACTTGCCATCCGTATCAAAAACGGAGACCAGAATGCATTGGAGACCCTTACAAAAGCCAACTTAAGGTTCGTTGTATCGGTAGCGAAACAATATCAAAACCAGGGACTGTCGCTTGGTGACCTTATCAACGAGGGAAACCTTGGCTTGATTAAGGCAGCAAGAAGATTCGATGAGACCCGTGGCTTCAAGTTTATTTCGTATGCAGTGTGGTGGATTCGTCAGTCAATTCTTCAGGCACTTGCTGAGCAGTCGAGAATCGTCAGACTCCCTCTGAACAGAGTTGGAGCTCTCAACAAAATCACAAAGGCATACAGCCAGCTCGAGCAGGAATATGAGAGAGAGCCAAGAGCTTCCGAGATAGCCATCGAAGTTGACATGGATGTCAATGAAGTGGCGGATACACTTAAAATTTCGGGAAGACATGTATCTGTTGATGCACCTTTTGCACAGGGTGAAGACAACAGACTTCTTGATGTGTTGCAGAACGACCAGCATCCGCAGCCTGACTATACTCTCATGTCTGAATCCCTCAAAAAAGAGATCAGCAGGGCGCTTTCAGCTTTAACAGAAAGAGAAGCGGAAGTGATTAGGCTTTATTTTGGTTTGAACAAAGAACACTCCCTCACTCTTGAAGAGATTGGTGAGAAATTCAGTCTCACTCGTGAGCGGGTAAGACAGATCAAAGAAAAAGCCATCAGGCGTTTACAAAGAAACCCGAAAACTAAAAATTTAAAGGCTTATCTTGGTGCATAA